One genomic segment of Salmo trutta chromosome 8, fSalTru1.1, whole genome shotgun sequence includes these proteins:
- the LOC115198164 gene encoding dr1-associated corepressor, with translation MPSKKKKYNARFPPARIKKIMQTDEEIGKVAAAVPVIISRALELFLESLLTKACQVTQSRNAKTMTTSHLKQCIELEQQFDFLKDLVAAVPDMQGEGEENHAEGGEKAARRGRKPGSGRKNGGARSKGKDKKLSDTESEQEDDSEDSETDGDEEDGSQSSTNLQPQSRFHSPDTIPPQYLHMGTAHGGLAMSLGSFAPHPSLMGTAPPPPPSMPHKDDDDDDEDYDS, from the exons ATGCCCAGCAAAAAGAAGAAATATAACGCCAGATTCCCTCCG GCCAGGATTAAGAAGATTATGCAGACTGATGAAGAGATAGGCAAAGTGGCTGCCGCAGTTCCTGTCATCATAT CACGAGCTCTGGAGCTGTTCCTGGAGTCTCTCCTGACGAAAGCCTGTCAAGTCACCCAGTCCCGGAACGCAAAAACAATGACAACGTCACACTT aaaACAGTGCATTGAGCTGGAGCAGCAGTTTGACTTCCTGAAGGACCTGGTAGCAGCAGTACCAGACATGCAGGGCGAGGGAGAGGAGAACCACGCAGAGGGGGGGGAAAAAGCTGCACGCAG AGGTCGAAAGCCGGGGTCAGGCCGCAAGAACGGAGGAGCCCGCTCCAAGGGCAAAGACAAGAAGCTATCAGACACAGAGTCGGAGCAAGAG GATGACTCTGAGGACAGCGAGACAGATGGGGATGAGGAGGACGGTTCTCAGTCAAGCACAAACCTGCAGCCGCAATCCCGATTCCACAG CCCAGACACCATACCACCTCAGTACCTCCACATGGGCACCGCACACGGGGGCCTGGCCATGTCCCTGGGCTCCTTTGCCCCCCACCCCTCGCTGATGGGCACCGCACCCCCGCCTCCCCCATCCATGCCGCACAaagacgacgacgacgacgatgaAGACTATGACTCTTAG